tgattccggacttggtttagagatagggttagacacttgatattagttgttaaccctagttgaatatatgtatgttgtacaggacttgtacttttatactgagatgtatgttcatgtttaatatgtaatttgagtaaattacattacgtttccgctttgtattttaaaaaaaaaatttagaccctgttttataattgattaattagtcccaaacatgattaagaacttgattagcgtccaggtccccacaacaggaggtatcagagccgtaggtaccagaactgtagattatttagattgagatagaagaggctagtgagcggggtagattgaggttttctttcctgcttttgaatgctagcatgtcttactgctttatataatacatgttacttgacttatctgatttgattctgtaatatgtattattgggaacgaatctgaactgattctcgatcagcagtaagatgatcggaggagagattgaattgaaacagatgtgttggattgggttactaatccttttgagtttcagatatacctcctagacgaatcccagaacagggtagtacatcgaatcctccaatggatgtaacaccaactccaatggaaaccttgctgaagaggtttcagtcattcaaaccacccactctgaaaggtactgagacatcggtCGAGTGTGAGACTTGGTTAGGTAgtattgagttgctgtttgattcactggagtacagtgatgagcgccggattaaattgattgggcaccagttgcttgatgttgcacaaagctggtgggttacaatgaagagggccttggagcaacgaggtacgattattacttgggatgtatttaaaactgagttttatcagagatttttcccaatatcgtacagaaaggacaagggggcggagtttgccaatttgagacagggtcagctgaacattgaagaatatgtgaccaagttctctaccttgttgaagtttgctcctcatgtgtctgaaaatgacgaagccgttgctgatcagttcatcaatggcttgaatcccgatatttttacattggtgaacacagggcgacccaataactttgctgatgccatgaatagagcaaagggcgctgaagcaggcctgataagacagagaggagctgaatttgttcctccagtgtcgagaccaccgcaaccacctccccgattcgagagtggcagtagtagtggtggaaggaaagattttctaaaggctagaggaaagcagtttaagaagtctggcggcagttcttctagttccagtgggtctcagcagagttatactggcgtttattgcggaaattgtggagggagacattccactgaacaatgccaaggagtacttagtagctgccacttctgcaagcaacagggacattttgccagagtatgtccacagaggggttcccaaagatcccagggagccgaaccatctggatcagcggcacagtggagtagacgatcagctgctgttccttcatttcagccagcaccatctcagtcacagcagaggccaggaggaagccagacagttggccagcctcctagacagcaggccagagtatttgctttgaccgaggaacaggctcaggaagcaccagatgatgatgttgcaggtaactaatttgtttgattttcctgcatatgtattgagggataccggtgcttcacatatttttatttctgagagatttgcattgatgcatgcattatctgttgagtccctatttactgtagtagtgtttctttccttgagaaaagatcttgtacCAGTGATTTCTGtaagatcttgtatactacagtcggatgagaatgagatcgagttagattgtgtggtagatggtattgtactggtgttctatgattttagaactgcattactgatattgatatgctgatcaagtacgaAGATACCATAGATtgattccagaagatggtaagaatcagacctgagatgaccaagGGATGAATatagtacgataagaattctagactgagaattcctttgatattcgtactagctatgactcgattattacagaaaggagcagaatgactccttatgtattcagttgatttactgaagttgagtctatcattggctgatttaccaatgataagaaagttctcgatgttttctctgataagacttcagatctgattccaatcagagagattgattttagtcttgaactgatcttagaaattgttgaaattttgaatcctgattaAGAAAGATAGTAGACAATCAAGATTATATTGTACAGTCCGAACCAGAGTTGATTTCGAATCGATAGCAGTttaaaaagctgattagaatatttagaactcaatatcgatagtcagaacagagtgtcgatcagagtaacagatacgtgattttgtattttgtatgagattgattattctgtgatgtcaaatgtgtcagaattgtacagcaaagattgatagtgatagtcagagccgaataccaggtaggtatttcctctttaatttatgttattaactgattgtatatgtcaaatagttcgaatcaaaaaggacagatagtgtcagaaacttacagtaatggattcagtgttcagtctgatgattgagaatgtattgtattcgaacagatagtcgtgatataaacagattagatcagttgtaacagaatttgtacagaaatgttggcagaaagtgtactgataagtctgaattgctaacagaagaagacaaaaagatagaaatcagaagattattacagattttgtatagttctgaacagaaatgggagtacatttctatggctttcgtaatgaaattaccgccattttctttagattatgatatgatatgattatgattgacagattatccaatctatatctatcagtttgtaccagattacgtacaaacagaaccaaatggcatagatcaatgtcaaagaaatagtcagattgacgagaatgcaagaattagatgatatcagattgtgattttgacggagttgtacttgtgatagattatatcataagctctcttatgcagatttattacaaattgacagatagtcagagtatattatcagatattgacagataattgtagagctttggtactggatgttagtactagttgatataaattattgtcatgacatgattgattgtatgacagtagctatcaagatagttcagaatggacagatttaagaaaccaacgttggATAATAACGATTGGTAattgaagatgaagattgattatgttctagattgggataaacagataggataacaactacagatggtattgttttgttatagattgcagattggcatatacggatgttgtatagccagtaatgcaggattgattcggctagaacgagttgaagaaggattatgatattataattcttgacttCTGATTCCAGACCAGAATCAGAGCTTGATCAAAGAAAAAATACCTCAGAATTATGTTAGTAaaacgagtttggatgttaaactctgttattcatttcttctaatagatttggattgcttgtggagagttcgaggacgaactcagatctaagagggggagaaatgtaatgcccaagaattaatcactgcaattaacgatgattgatttatcatttcatgtgattatgacgggattaatcgggacaccgagaaatgtattcagaattaaaattatgaaagatatgagcatgtcagaccgcacccgcggtaaggggagGACTGCACCCGCAGTGGTGCTACGGGAATTTGAAAGAATCgatacagtagggtgaccgcacccgcggtgctaacgcgaccgcacccgcggtgcaagaccgcacccgcggtgcttacgcgaccgcacccgcggtgttgcgtgtcttGCGGAAAATGAACCACTTGTCTTGTTGCATGCGCGAAGTGTATAGATATATAGATGCATGCAAAGCTTTCCTCAGAAacgaagaatcgagaaaaggggcAAGAGAGgttccgaaaatccttacgcctttatctttcaatccgtccgtccgaatttgaatccgacttcggtatcgagttcctagcgacgtaggctacaactggacgtaagttttactacgttttgacatgttttagaattatgatattgtcagaactgaatggaactcatatatgttgttcttgacatgttagacagcgtagaatcgaagtcagattaagaaacggactgaatatgaacttgttatgatttcagaatgagattgaataagaattgatatccagattgagtgattatcgattatgagatattagaattgatatctgactgatatgatagggctggatatattgagattatgatgttatgttgttgaaacagaatttgattgaattctgtttgtatccagtattaactgagtggtgtattgataccataccctcgatattgttattgtcagactaagtattgacaggcttggggttcgagacttcgacagagccagggtatcaaaaagaaatgtataaattaatgttgtgttgggattgcacaactcgaggaaggtttgactcgagtttccctaaatcacatacttagtttattacattgattcttgtaattgatgagattgatgtttgttgtctattgatttatagccactatatgtaatgactgctgattcgctagtcattgattgatttgcttagatactgactgcaggtattgattactgagtcgttgagtcataggctgattcgcctagtcaccggctgaatcgtcgggttattgactgattcgtcttattataggctgattcgcctagtcaccggctgattcgtctggtgattgactgattcgtctaaacataagctgattcgcttaattacaggctgagttgtctgattatgggctgattcgcctaattaccggctgattcgtcgggttattgactgagtcgtcaattctgcggctgattcgcccagacactggagatattaattatatcgatgccgtttagggattgattcattcctatcgactgagattcgatataattacctatatccagacatcgggatccctaggttagagttgagtcgagtctgagacgacgcgtcagtggagtcgagtctgagacgacgcgtcggatgagttgagtctgatacgacatgttgagttacattgttatatcattcatgattattgaatgcctgagattgatttatgtttctgatttgacacatgttatgaatatttcttatatgcttccgtatatgtttttatatgattgcatttatacattgtttatactgggatatttatatctcaccggagttatccggctgttgtcttgttttgtatgtgtgcatgacaacaggtggggctggatcagggtcaagaagaggatgagagaagacgagtttagcgtggtgattccggacttggtttagagatagggttagacacttgatattagttgttaaaccctggttgaataaatgtatgttgtacaggacttgtacttttatactgagatgtatgttcatgtttaatatgtaatttgagtaaattacattacgtttccgctttgtattttaaaaaaaaaattagaccctgttttataattgattaattagtcccaaacatgattaagaacttgattagcgtccgggtccccacagttatgctcaatctcccaacatgtgtcattggaGGAACGACGACACACACGACAAACTTTGGGGCGCTTTTGGCTAGttttccacaatgatttgaacaaaattcAAAACAAGAAAGTTATATCCTTAggtcttagctttctaatggaagtggcctcacatcattcggatcaatatacaaaaaattatgcgaaaaaccacaactactgccacattttcATACTGTTTTAGCACTTCCATTACCTACTTAGCTAAAGATCagctttctattctacccatacATTCTCCATCACCATTACATCACATATCCCCAAACGATCATCGTAATAAACCATAAAAGGGATAATGACCATACTTAATCATAATCATTACATTACATCATATGCATACAAATGTCTGGgcgttacaattctcccctccttaagaaatttcgtccccgaaattgccATTAATGTGCGAATAACTCAAGATATCGCTGCTTCATTTCCTCCTATGGTTCCCACGTTGCTTCTTCAACCAACTGATTACGCCAAAGAATCTTGATAATGCCGATCTCCTTATTCTTTAGTACTTTAACCTTGAGATCTAAAATCTGGATTGGTACTTCTGAAGTCAAGTTTGACATCAGATCCAACGCTTCATGTCTGAGAACATGGGAAGGGTTCGAGATGTACTTTCTGAGCATTGAGATGTGAAATACATTGTGGACTCTATCCAAGTCCGGCGGTAAGGCTACACGATATGCTCTTTTTCCTATCCTGTCCAGAATTTCAAATGGGCCGATCAATCTGGGGCTCATCTTTTCTTTCCTGCCAAATCTCATAATGCCTTTGAGAGGAGCAATTTTGATAAAAACATGATTTCCAACTTCAAACTCCAAAGGCCTTCTTTGGTTATCGGCATATCTTTTCTGTCTCGTTTGGgccgtcttcattctgtccTGGATTAAAGTAatcacatcagctgtctgttggaccattactggtcctaacatctttctttcaccaatttcatcccagTTCAATGGTGACCTACATTTCCTGCCGTACAATGCCTCGtatggtgccatgccaatcagtcgcctgataactattgttatatgtaaattCCACAAGTgccaatttagaatcccagctaccagtaAAGTCAATCGTGCAGGCTCGTAGCATATCttcaagaatctgaatcacccTATCTGACTGCCCGTCACTCTTAGGATGATAAGCTGTGTTAAAAGCCAACTTGGTGCCCAAGGCTCTgtgcaagctcttccagaattcagaagtaaaccttgggtcacgatcagatacaactGACACAGGAATACTATGAAGTCTCACAATCTCAGCTACATAGACTTTAGCATACTGGTTCATTGTAAACGTTGTCTTGACCGGAAGAAAATCAGCCGACTTGGTTAACCtgtcaacaatcacccaaatgtaGTTGTAACCCTTTGGTGTTCTTGGAAGTCCCGTTACGAAGTCCATAgtgatgtgctcccacttccactgagatATTGGGAGGGATTGCAAAGTTCCAACAGGTCTTtgatgctcaatctttacctgctgacatgttagacatttGGATATAAACTTTGCAATGTCacttttcatacctggccaccagtagagacttcggagatcctgatacatctttgtgctacctggatgtatcgagtatggcgtggtatgagcctctgtcaaaacATCCCGTCGAATGTCATCACCACTTGGAACACATATCCGACCTCCCAACGTTAACAAATAATCAGTGTTCATCGCAAACTCTGTATTTCCTTTATCATTGGCTTTAGATCGCAATTTCATCAACTGATTATCATTAGGTTGCTCCCGTCGTATCATATCTGTCAACGTAGGTCAAATAACCAAAGCTGAAAGTCTAGCGATGGTCCCTTGCTCTACTATAGCAATCTCGCTTCTCTAAAGATCCAATAACAACGGCTCCTGAATCAATGAACTCAAAGAACAAACTGACTTACGGCCCAAAGCATCTGCAACCACGTTTGTTATACCTAGGTGGTAGCTAatggtcacatcataatctttaacaagttctaaccacctcctctacCGCATATTGAGTTTCTTCTGAGAGAATAGATATTTCTAGCTCTTATGGTCTGTGAAAACTTcacatttctcgccatacagataatgcctccatATTTTCAATGCGAAGACCACTGCAGCCAACTCAAGATCGTGGgtgggataattcttctcataatccttcaactgacgagaagcataagcgattACTTTCACACGCTGCATCAGTACAGCTCCAAGTCCCATCTTTGACGCAtcagtataaacaataaaatcttCAGTACCACACGGAAGTGCTAGGATAGGGGCTGATGTCAACTTGTCTTTCAACACTTGAAATCCGTGTTGGCACTCGTTtgtccactcaaacttcaccACTTTTCTtgtcagattggttaatggcagggcTATTTTGGAGAAATTGgcaataaaacgtcgataataacctgtcaaaccaagaaaactacgcACCTCGAAGActgtcgtaggaataggccattgTTTAATCGCTTCAATCTTCATGGGATCCACTGCAATGCCGTCTCTCGAAACAATATGGCCTAGAAATGATACTtgctctaaccagaattcacattttttCAACTTTGCGTATAACTGCTTTTCCCTTAATAACTGCAATACAGTTCTAAGATGCTCGGCATGGAGTTCCTgagtcttggaataaatcaggatatcgtcaatgaaaacgataacgaagctatccagatatggcttgaagactcggttcattagatccatgaagacAGACGGAGCGTTCGTCAACCCGAATGACATGACTAAGAActcataatgaccatacctaGTTCTGAATGCAGTTTTAGGGATGTCGGCTTCCCTAACTTTCAGCTGATAATAACCAGAACGCAGGTCGATCTTTGAAAACACTGTCTCTCCATGTAACTGATCAAAGAGATCGTCAATCCTCggtaatggatatttattcttgatcgtggctttgttgatctctctataatcaatgcacaaccgcaaagatccatctttctttttgacaaataaaactggagctccccacggagaaGAACTCAgacgaataaagcctttgtctaatagatcctgcaactgattcttcagttccttcatttcagtcgGGGCTATTCGATAAGGAGCTTTCGAAATCGGAGCAGTACCTGGAACCACGTCAATCAAAATCTCAACTTCACGGTCAGGTGTTAATCCAGGCACACCATCTGCAAATACGTCAGGAAAATCCCGAACTACCTCAATCTCATTCGACTTCATCGTCATCTCAGTATTCACATCTATCACAATTAGCTAAAAACCTCTGACACCCTTTGATAACATTTCATGAGCTTTGAGACAAGAAATATAAGGAGTGTCAAGCGAAATACCTGAACTTTGGAAAATCCCGCTTTCATCATCTTCTGCAGGAAATCGCACTGTCTTAGCCACGCAGTCAATAACCGCACGATATGAcaatagccagtccattcccaaaataacaTCAAACGCCACCATGGGAATAATAATAAGATCAGTAAAATAGATTTTCTCATTAACTTGCACTGTACAACCTTTAAGAATACTAGAAGGCCATATTTCGTCTCCCGATGGCAACAAAATACTATAGTGGAAGGGTTCAAAAGATGGAAACATTCAAAGAGCGCAAGAAAGTTTCAGACATAAAGGAATGCGTagcaccagtgtcaatcaatgtAATAGCGGCATTTCCTGAAATTAAGATAGTACCTGATATAACAGAAGAATCAGGATTTGCGCCTTCTTTGGTCATTGTGAAGATTCTGCCTTGAACCCTATCTTCCCTTTCTCACCCTTTGCTGGACAATTTTTGATAACATGTCCAACACGTCCACAATGAAAGCATCGATTACTTCCAACCAAGCACTCACCTGTATGCATTTTGCCACATTTTGGAAATACAGGTCGATCATATGTAGGCGGTGGCATAGGAGCTTTGGGTCGATGCTCATCTTTTTCTTTGCCTCTGAACTTGCCCTTACCTTTCCGTCCGGATCCTTGGCCTTTAGTACAAAAATCTTGGCGCTTCAATTGTCTTTCTCTTTCAATttccttctcgtcttgctcggccatCCTTGATTTTTCAACAATCTCTTTATATGAAGCAGCTTTAGACATTCGAAcgtctcttttaatttcagctcGGACACTTCTAAGAAAATGCTCGCCCTTTTTGATGTCATTGCTAGCCAGATATGGGGCAAACTGACACCCATCTTCAAATTTGAGAATATACTCTTGCATTGACATATTTCCTTGCTTCAGTTCTAGAAATTCCTTCACTTTCTGACTTCGAACATCTCGAGGAAAATATTTCTCGTAGAATAAATCTTTAAACTCCTGCCACTTGAGTGCCGAGACATTAACTGATATCTTGGTGGCATCCCACCAAGTCCTCGCCGTCTTGGTCAGTAGAAAAATGGCACAGCTGACTCGATCATTATCGTCAAACTGCAGATAATCATAAATAGCCTCCACAGCTTTGACCCATTCCAAGGCGACCATGGGATCAGTGCTACCATCCAATTCTGATGGCTTCATCTTACGAAATCTTTCGTATGCGCCTTCACTACCGGGCTCGGGTCTCACttgctctctctctctctctccatAGCCCTGCATTCTGCATCCGTAAGAGCTGCTGAATTTGCTCGCCATGTACCTTGGCCTGTTCTTTCAGTAACTTGCTAAATTCACCAACCACTCTAGATGATGAGCTATCCTCCCCTTCTGGTGATTTACGCTTAGGCGGCATGATCCTATtatacatttattttaaaaccatttccatacataacatatcataattattgaGGCTACACaacaatatcatatcaaatGATGCAGGTACATACATACCGAATTGTCGACAGCAGAGGAAGACATATGCCAAATCATTGTTCCGAAAatctcggctctgataccactaaatgtaacacTCGTGACTAAAATGCATAATTAGTGTGgaagatttaaaatataatttggagAAGATGTGTAATTTAAAGAAATTTGGGCAGCATCtccccgtaaataggacatGCCACCTGTCTCAAGCAAAACATAAAATACATGCAAAAGATTTTCATATTCATGAGATACCATTTAATATAGTATCTACACATATTTCTActtcaaatatcaaaacaaGGTTTACaatatttcccaaaataatCATAACTATAACATAACAAAAATAACATCCAATTGAAATTTCCAAAGTTTGGCATATTCCTTTCTCTCGCTTCGACAACTAATGAATGATCAGTCTTTCTTACATgtgcctgcatcacatgaacatagctggaatgagtataaaactcagcaaataaaatcaatactaacaagatacatatatatcattttattgaaaaacataaaatgggtagcctcaatttcattttcttgaaaacaTTATCTATTGCATTTCATAAATTTCGAATCATTATTAATATCATCCgtcaagaatcataatacaacaatacataaggatgatattcatttcattgaaCAACTGAAGAATTGATAGTTTTTATAAGATAGTTCATTCATTGCTAACCTTCTTCGTAAAAACGAATCTTATAGGAGGGACACGTACCTCTGCATAAAATGCATCTTATGAGAAAGCACATGTTTTCATCGTTAGTTGGCCAATTACAATGCGGATTCAGAATTGCACGAGGCAACACCGctactatcactatcaatccaatcattcaatcatataaaacttcattcaagcattttatcaaacatctTTGAGGCATCATAAATAGTTTAACTCCTTTCATTCGAAAATACATATAATTGCActaccatatatacatatttacaaatatatatatatataaatatataaatatttatatatatatatatatatatatatatatatatatatatatatatatatatcatgaatggaatttgaaatgacttaacgtcataaaatcatcaaaacacatacatataggaTCATGTGGTGCATTCAAGAAatgattccacttacaacacttGGAGCACTTGGTTTCCTAAACCTTGACGatgatcctacaacaataaactcAATAACTAACCATAAACACCAAAATAATAACATTAGATGACCATTTAACCCAATACATCTATCACAACTATCAACCCTAACTCCACCATCTTCAATAActcaagaacaagaagaaaTCCACTTACCTTTGCTCCTTTCGCTAAAAAGATGATGTTCCAACTCCGGATTGAAGATTAATTTGCTTGATTGAAAGAAAGgagaagaagaaaatgaagaaccctagcttgGAATCGTTGGAGAACAGAAAGAAAATAAGAGAAATGTGGAAAAGTTGTGTCTCAACTGATTTTATACCTTAAAACACCCAAAACACGCTTTTTGTGCTGCTCTGGGCGCTCcggcggtcataaactaccgccCTAGCGGGGACTATACTGTCCAAGACCAAAATTCCAGAACCtgtggtgctcgggcggtcatttcttaccgctcgggcgccgctctaCGCACAGCCACCTCAAAGATCGCCTTCGAAACACCTCTTCCCGTCAAAATTTGGAAatggtaaacatgaaagttgtagctctatgtcttggcttgcatcTCCAATTGGTCTCATGTCATTTGAAGTTCTGAGTAAAGAGTTATGCTCTCAACATGTATCATTGGAGGAACGACAACACACACGACaaacttcggggcgcttttggctagtcttccacaatgatttgaacaaaattcaaaacaagaaagttatagccttatgtcttagctctctaatggaagtggcctcacatcattcggatcaatatacaaaacattatgctaaaaaccacaactactgccacattttcATACCGTTTTAGCACTTCTATTACCTGCTTAGCTAAATATCAGCTTTCTATTCTACTCATACATTCTCTGTTTCATTCTATATCATTCAATAccattcatatcatatcataaaacaatAACCATCATCATTACATCACATATCCCCAAACGATCAACATAATAAACCATAAAAGGGATAATGACCATACTTAATCATAATCATTACCTTACATAATATGCATACGAATGTCTGGGCGTTACATAACTCATCaaaactttccaaaaatagcattttataCAGTGAAAATTGCACAGCttttatcataaatcataaaatatccataatcataaaatatcatattttcatcaaaatcattattttaaatcataaaatatcatttaacatgcattatgattcttcgggacgctgccaagcttttacgtatttttttcaagtgtaaaattaacgttttacccctagacgtaaaaattctcgTTTTAtgtttttctcacttttaatgacatgggcttatcccaaataattatttaagcttaaatctgatttttcataattttattgcGCCTAAATCTAGGTGTTCCAATTAATTCTATGATTAATTATTCGAGAGGCGATTAAATCTCGGATAATTTCAAAACTAGtaattttcttcccaaattttaaacattacaTTTTTAATACATAATctacccttgtgagccatgaac
This is a stretch of genomic DNA from Primulina eburnea isolate SZY01 chromosome 11, ASM2296580v1, whole genome shotgun sequence. It encodes these proteins:
- the LOC140805433 gene encoding uncharacterized protein; this encodes MASKFSSSYGCRMQGYGEREREQVRPEPGSEGAYERFRKMKPSELDGSTDPMVALEWVKAVEAIYDYLQFDDNDRVSCAIFLLTKTARTWWDATKISVNVSALKWQEFKDLFYEKYFPRDVRSQKVKEFLELKQGNMSMQEYILKFEDGCQFAPYLASNDIKKGEHFLRSVRAEIKRDVRMSKAASYKEIVEKSRMAEQDEKEIERERQLKRQDFCTKGQGSGRKGKGKFRGKEKDEHRPKAPMPPPTYDRPVFPKCGKMHTGECLVGSNRCFHCGRVGHVIKNCPAKGEKGKIGFKAESSQ